From one Syngnathoides biaculeatus isolate LvHL_M chromosome 12, ASM1980259v1, whole genome shotgun sequence genomic stretch:
- the LOC133509967 gene encoding semaphorin-4G-like, translating into MKASRSSSLRLLLLLFGCCGCAAAAHPFRPPPDLDVTPRVTVSINNLLDCRRFGSSSAVNYSTMLLEADGQRLYVGARGAAFALDAADVSAGPPLTIAWEASPEQKLQCLLKGKDNKTECFNHIRFLQRFNSTHLYMCGTHAFRPLCAYVNAEKFAMSPPEEGRDKCPYGPTTGFTGLIVDQELFTASQYEFRSFPDIRRNSPTLKTEDAPTRWLNDANFVSSALVRESLSGSVAGDDDKIYFFFTEGGASGTHGRVPRVARVCKGDRGGHLTLQKRWTSFLKARLVCSLPEYDFHFNALRSVFVMPGETPRDTLFYAIFGLGWKNTKASALCRFSLSEVQEAFQGPYMETQDSGSNWNEYSGKIPDPRPGTCITDATRARGINLSTSLPDDVLNFVRRHPLMSQQVQALDRRPLLFKRTTDYTHVAVTVVQGLDGQAYHVLFMGTDEGWLHKAVHVEGQLHIIEERQLFEQPQPVENVLISVKQRSVYAGAPSGVVQLPLSSCRRYASCYDCILARDPHCAWSGDACVDVWAYADKSTLIQDIQRGRRGCDNTRGDVATRRRSVRVGDDVLLQCELSSNLATPLWTLDGQELHGYGLSSGFRTGTDGLLVIRARRDQSGRYTCYTLENGIRVAVVTYNVSVSLDPPLPPTEDPRRQSIPSPPATPSEGDPSSRMPHSEMLSAKSMEALYLSLITILGSLCVVLTVVLFYLGFCLRVGNQGKYSLRTAAATYPGGKRNPKKRNSSHLELKTISSNGHGVHNGVSMRPYGDIHAGGFLQIVPGEAYTSPNTDNATPPPPAPPLPTAPECNFANGLSATLPNVLRRMNGNSYVLLTQSDGESAAPICPSFADELNRILEKRRRTQLMPRPDESSV; encoded by the exons ATGAAGGCCAGCCGCTCCTCATCACTGcggctcctgctgctgctgttcgGCTGCTGCGGGTGCGCGGCGGCCGCCCACCCGTTCAGACCGCCGCCGGACCTCGACGTGACTCCGCGCGTCACCGTCTCGATCAACA ATCTGCTCGATTGCCGACGCTTTGGCTCCTCTTCCGCCGTTAACTACAGCACGATGTTGCTGGAGGCCGACGGCCAGCGCCTCTACGTCGGGGCCCGCGGGGCCGCGTTCGCTCTCGACGCCGCCGACGTCTCGGCCGGCCCTCCGCTCACT ATCGCGTGGGAGGCCTCCCCCGAGCAAAAGTTGCAGTGCCTACTCAAGGGGAAAGACAACAAG ACGGAGTGTTTTAATCACATCCGCTTCCTGCAGAGGTTCAACTCCACGCACCTCTACATGTGCGGGACTCACGCCTTCCGTCCTCTCTGTGCATACGTA aatgctGAGAAATTTGCGATGTCTCCACCTGAAGAAGGCAGAGACAAATGCCCCTACGGCCCGACAACGGGATTCACCGGCCTCATCGTCG ACCAGGAGCTGTTTACCGCTTCCCAGTATGAATTTCGAAGCTTCCCAGATATCCGTCGGAACTCCCCCACACTGAAGACGGAGGACGCTCCCACGCGATGGCTGAATG ATGCCAACTTTGTGAGCTCCGCGCTGGTGAGGGAGAGCTTGAGCGGGAGCGTCGCGGGCGACGACGACAAGATCTACTTCTTCTTCACCGAAGGTGGCGCCTCCGGAACCCACGGCAGGGTGCCGCGAGTGGCTCGCGTTTGCAAG GGTGACCGAGGAGGCCACCTCACTCTCCAGAAGCGCTGGACATCATTCCTCAAGGCTCGGCTCGTGTGCTCCTTGCCCGAGTACGACTTCCACTTCAACGCGCTGCGCAGCGTCTTCGTCATGCCCGGAGAGACGCCGCGGGACACGCTGTTCTACGCCATCTTCGGCCTGGGCTG gaaaaacacaAAGGCATCTGCGTTGTGTCGCTTCTCGCTGTCTGAAGTCCAAGAGGCCTTCCAAGGGCCTTACATGGAGACCCAGGACTCTGGCTCCAACTGGAATGAGTACAGTGGAAAAATTCCTGACCCGCGACCTGGAACG TGCATCACAGATGCCACTCGGGCCAGGGGCATCAATTTGTCCACTTCCCTGCCCGATGACGTGCTCAACTTTGTCCGAAGACACCCGCTGATGTCGCAGCAGGTCCAGGCTTTAGACCGCCGCCCCCTGCTGTTCAAGAGGACCACGGACTACACGCACGTGGCTGTGACTGTGGTCCAAGGCTTGGATGGCCAAGCATACCATGTCTTATTCATGGGAACAG ATGAAGGCTGGCTCCACAAGGCCGTCCACGTGGAGGGTCAGTTGCACATCATCGAGGAGCGACAACTGTTTGAGCAACCGCAACCAGTGGAAAACGTGCTTATTTCCGTCAAACAG AGGAGCGTATACGCGGGCGCCCCGTCGGGCGTGGTGCAGCTGCCCCTGTCCAGCTGCCGCAGGTACGCTTCCTGCTACGACTGCATCTTGGCCCGGGACCCTCACTGCGCCTGGAGCGGAGACGCGTGTGTGGACGTCTGGGCGTACGCGGACAA ATCTACGTTAATCCAGGACATCCAGCGAGGCCGCAGGGGGTGTGACAACACTCGAGGCG ACGTGGCCACACGCCGTCGCTCGGTGCGAGTCGGCGACGACGTGCTCTTGCAGTGCGAGCTGAGCTCCAATTTGGCCACGCCACTGTGGACGCTGGACGGCCAGGAGCTGCACGGCTACGGCCTCAGTTCGGGATTCCGGACCGGCACCGACGGCTTGCTCGTCATCCGGGCGCGCCGGGACCAGAGCGGCCGTTACACCTGCTACACGCTGGAGAACGGCATCCGGGTCGCCGTGGTTACCTACAACGTCAGCGTCTCTCTCGACCCGCCGCTTCCGCCCACTGAAGACCCTCGACGCCAGTCCATCCCCTCGCCGCCCGCCACCCCCTCCGAGGGGGACCCGTCGTCTCGGATGCCCCACTCGGAGATGCTCTCCGCCAAGAGCATGGAGGCCCTGTACCTGTCCCTCATCACCATCCTGGGCAGCCTGTGCGTGGTTCTCACCGTGGTGCTGTTCTACTTGGGCTTCTGCCTGCGAGTGGGCAACCAAGGGAAGTACTCGCTGCGCACCGCGGCCGCAACGTACCCGGGCGGGAAGAGAAACCCCAAGAAGCGAAATTCCTCCCACTTGGAGCTGAAGACCATTTCCAGTAACGGCCACGGCGTCCACAACGGTGTCTCCATGCGTCCTTACGGCGACATCCACGCCGGAGGCTTCCTCCAGATTGTCCCGGGTGAGGCTTACACCTCCCCGAACACGGACAACGccaccccgccgccgccggccccTCCGCTGCCCACCGCGCCGGAGTGCAACTTCGCCAACGGGCTCTCGGCCACCCTGCCCAACGTCCTGCGACGGATGAACGGCAACAGCTACGTGCTGCTCACGCAGAGCGACGGCGAGAGCGCCGCGCCCATCTGCCCGTCCTTCGCCGACGAGCTCAACAGGATCCTGGAGAAGCGCAGACGCACTCAGCTGATGCCCAGGCCGGACGAGAGCTCCGTCTAG